A single Lactuca sativa cultivar Salinas chromosome 8, Lsat_Salinas_v11, whole genome shotgun sequence DNA region contains:
- the LOC111919745 gene encoding protein DA1-related 2-like, which translates to MSSSGNVTHLSQPCIYGDFVSPHAERKSGFMKWLNKLLKGGSSRGSVSGGNPPQFIGDESMVLRAPVRSLDNRTRSDKEKEELDRAIALSLAEGLRKPNGYGWQPGNDNNDLAKSHQDDFHPSYPPYVPMGYRVCGGCNRDIGYSNYLGCMGTFFHPECFCCRACSYPITEHEFSLSGKDAYHKSCFKELTHPKCEVCFQFIPTNGAGLIEYRCHPFWSQKYCPAHEHDNTARCCSCERLECVNVRYISLGDGRSLCLECMESAIMDTGDCQPLYHSIRDYYEGMNMRLDQQIPMLLVERHALNDAIVGEKNGFHHLPETRGVCLSEEQTVPSILKRPRVGGHRLVGMRTHHQKLTRRCEVTAILALYGLPRLLTGAILAHELMHGWLRLKGYRNLNPEVEEGICQVLSYMWLESEIMPGLKNMPSSSSSSSSTSKKGGKSRNENKLGEFFMHQIAHDASPAYGGGFRAANAAVNTYGLRRTLDHIRLTGNFPL; encoded by the exons ATGTCTTCTTCAGGGAACGTCACTCACCTCTCTCAGCCTTGTATCTATG GGGACTTTGTTTCTCCACACGCAGAGAGGAAGTCCGGTTTCATGAAATGGCTGAATAAGCTTCTTAAAGGTGGATCAAGTCGTGGTTCAGTCAGTGGTGGAAATCCTCCTCAGTTTATTGGAGATGAAAGTATGGTATTACGTGCTCCTGTTAGATCCTTG GACAACCGCACAAGAAGTGATAAAGAAAAGGAAGAATTAGATCGAGCAATTGCACTTTCTTTGGCTGAAGGTTTAAGGAAACCAAATG GATACGGGTGGCAACCAGGCAATGATAATAATGATCTTGCAAAATCACATCAAGATGACTTTCATCCATCATACCCTCCATATGTACCCATGGGATATAG GGTATGTGGTGGATGCAACCGTGATATTGGTTACAGCAATTACCTGGGTTGCATGGGGACATTTTTTCATCCAGAGTGCTTTTGTTGTCGTGCTTGTAGTTACCCAATCACTGAACACGAG TTCTCTTTATCAGGGAAAGATGCATACCATAAGTCCTGCTTCAAAGAGTTGACTCATCCCAAGTGTGAAGTCTGCTTTCAATTT ATTCCCACAAATGGAGCTGGATTAATCGAGTATCGATGCCACCCATTTTGGTCACAGAAATATTGTCCAGCACATGAACATGATAATACAGCTCGATGTTGTAGTTGTGAAAGACTTGAG TGTGTGAATGTAAGATACATCTCATTGGGAGATGGAAGGAGTTTATGTTTGGAGTGCATGGAATCTGCAATAATGGATACAGGAGATTGTCAACCACTTTATCATTCCATTAGAGACTATTATGAAGGAATGAACATGAGACTTGATCAACAAATTCCAATGCTTCTTGTTGAAAGACACGCCCTTAATGATGCTATCGTAGGGGAGAAAAAC GGGTTCCATCATTTGCCTGAGACAAGGGGTGTGTGTCTTTCTGAAGAACAGACTGTTCCAAGT ATATTAAAAAGGCCGAGAGTTGGTGGTCATCGATTGGTGGGAATGAGAACTCATCATCAGAAGCTGACCCGAAGATGTGAAGTTACTGCCATTCTTGCTTTGTATGGTCTTCCAAG ATTACTAACTGGAGCCATTCTTGCTCATGAGTTGATGCATGGCTGGTTACGTCTTAAAG GTTACAGGAACCTAAATCCTGAGGTTGAAGAAGGTATTTGTCAAGTGCTTTCATATATGTGGCTCGAATCAGAGATCATGCCTGGATTAAAAAACatgccatcatcatcatcatcatcatcatcaacatcaaaGAAAGGTGGGAAATCAAGAAACGAGAACAAATTAGGTGAATTTTTCATGCATCAAATAGCTCATGATGCATCACCAGCATATGGAGGAGGGTTTAGAGCTGCAAATGCAGCTGTTAATACATATGGCTTACGAAGAACACTGGATCATATTCGCCTTACTGGAAACTTCCCTCTCTGA
- the LOC111919744 gene encoding ras-related protein Rab2BV: MAYKVDHEYDYLFKIVLIGDSGVGKSNILSRFTRNEFCLESKSTIGVEFATRTLQVEGKTVKAQIWDTAGQERYRAITSAYYRGAVGALLVYDITKAQSFENVTRWLRELRDHADSNIVIMLAGNKSDLSHLRAVQETNGQKLAEQEGLSFLETSALEAQNVEKAFQMILLDIYQIVSKKALAAQEAAKAVVPTQGTTINVGDYGNNNQRKGCCSN, translated from the exons ATGGCATATAAGGTGGATCACGAGTATGATTACTTATTCAAGATTGTATTAATTGGGGATTCTGGAGTCGGTAAATCTAACATTCTTTCTCGGTTTACCCGGAATGAGTTCTGTCTGGAGTCTAAATCCACCATCGGTGTCGAATTCGCGACAAGAACTCTTCAG GTGGAGGGGAAGACAGTGAAGGCACAAATATGGGACACAGCTGGTCAAGAAAGGTATCGAGCAATCACAAGTGCTTATTACAGAGGAGCTGTAGGTGCTCTGTTGGTGTACGACATAACAAAAGCACAATCATTTGAAAACGTGACAAGGTGGCTAAGGGAGCTAAGGGACCATGCAGACTCCAACATTGTGATCATGTTGGCTGGAAACAAGTCGGATTTGAGCCATCTTAGAGCTGTTCAAGAAACCAATGGTCAAAAGTTAGCAGAACAAGAAGGGTTGTCGTTTTTGGAGACTTCTGCACTCGAAGCACAAAATGTTGAAAAAGCCTTTCAGATGATTTTGTTGGATATATATCAGATAGTTAGTAAGAAAGCTTTGGCTGCTCAGGAAGCAGCCAAAGCGGTTGTTCCTACACAAGGAACAACCATAAATGTTGGTGATTATGGGAATAATAACCAAAGGAAAGGATGTTGTTCTAATTAG